In Mycobacteriales bacterium, one DNA window encodes the following:
- a CDS encoding SigB/SigF/SigG family RNA polymerase sigma factor: MSTATDSSDDRAATLARFARLAVLPECDPERHRLREQLIEQHLPLVRFFARRYAGRGEPLDDLVQAGSIGLVNAVDRFDPARGVAFSTYAAPTIVGEIRRHFRDRTWAVHVQRRLQERAAEMIRCAGELAQELNRAPNLAELAARSGHTQEEVLEALDVSTAYTTDSLEAPAGTDRTVGECIGSEDRALADVDLHESLAPALATLPEREQRILQLRFYGNQSQSQIAGQLGISQMHVSRLLTRTLGRLREQLAD; this comes from the coding sequence TTCCGACGACCGCGCGGCGACCCTGGCGCGGTTCGCCCGGCTGGCGGTGCTGCCGGAGTGCGACCCCGAGCGCCACCGGCTGCGGGAGCAGCTCATCGAGCAGCACCTGCCGCTGGTCCGCTTCTTCGCCCGCCGCTACGCCGGCCGCGGTGAGCCCCTGGACGACCTGGTCCAGGCCGGTTCGATCGGGCTGGTCAACGCCGTGGACCGGTTCGATCCGGCCCGCGGTGTGGCGTTCTCCACGTACGCCGCACCGACGATCGTCGGCGAGATCCGGCGGCACTTCCGGGACCGCACCTGGGCGGTGCACGTGCAGCGCCGCCTGCAGGAGCGCGCGGCCGAGATGATCCGTTGCGCCGGCGAGCTCGCGCAGGAGCTCAACCGGGCCCCGAACCTGGCGGAGCTCGCGGCCCGCTCCGGCCACACCCAGGAGGAGGTCCTGGAGGCCTTGGACGTCTCCACCGCATACACGACCGACTCGCTGGAAGCACCGGCCGGCACGGACCGCACCGTCGGCGAATGCATCGGCAGCGAGGATCGAGCCCTCGCCGACGTCGACCTGCACGAGTCCCTCGCCCCGGCCCTGGCGACCCTGCCCGAGCGGGAACAGCGCATCCTGCAGCTGCGCTTCTACGGCAACCAGAGCCAGTCGCAGATCGCCGGCCAGCTCGGCATCTCCCAGATGCACGTCTCCCGGCTGCTCACCCGAACCCTCGGCCGGCTGCGCGAGCAACTCGCGGACTGA
- a CDS encoding GAF and ANTAR domain-containing protein, protein MEPLPEVRAGAERLASLTGIDILESLDALTTRAVSVIPSCVGVSLTVIVDGHPFTVTASSDDSALLDAAQYLDGGPCVETARTGVAAAVPDVLDERRWQTYGQAAAALGVRSSLSLPIWGEEGQTPGAMNFYAADPEAFDDSASALAAEFQVPAEHLVANADLSFMTRQFARELPQRLEAKESIDTAVAVLMQQHGWHAEQSRTWLRTAATRAGTTEDEVATLLLSLHQDPPGE, encoded by the coding sequence ATGGAGCCGCTACCCGAGGTCCGGGCCGGGGCCGAACGCCTGGCCAGCCTGACCGGCATCGACATCCTGGAGAGCCTCGACGCCCTGACGACGCGGGCGGTGTCGGTGATCCCGAGCTGCGTCGGCGTGAGCCTCACGGTCATCGTGGACGGTCATCCGTTCACGGTCACCGCCAGCTCCGACGACAGTGCCCTCCTCGACGCCGCCCAGTACCTGGACGGCGGCCCCTGCGTCGAGACGGCCCGGACGGGAGTGGCGGCCGCGGTCCCCGACGTCCTCGACGAGCGCCGGTGGCAGACCTACGGCCAGGCGGCGGCCGCGCTGGGCGTCCGGTCCTCGCTGTCCCTGCCGATCTGGGGCGAGGAGGGTCAGACACCCGGGGCGATGAACTTCTACGCCGCCGACCCGGAAGCCTTCGACGACAGCGCCTCCGCACTGGCCGCGGAGTTTCAGGTGCCGGCGGAACACCTCGTCGCCAACGCCGACCTGTCGTTCATGACCAGACAGTTCGCTCGCGAGCTGCCCCAGCGTCTCGAGGCCAAGGAAAGCATCGACACCGCCGTCGCCGTGCTGATGCAGCAGCACGGCTGGCACGCCGAGCAGAGCAGGACCTGGCTGCGGACAGCGGCGACCCGCGCCGGCACGACCGAGGACGAGGTCGCCACCCTCCTGCTCTCCCTCCACCAGGATCCCCCGGGGGAGTAG